Proteins from one Gilliamella sp. ESL0443 genomic window:
- the hsdR gene encoding type I restriction-modification system endonuclease produces the protein MIIIKEQSNFGFLAEHDPLFVELACTAERAFSSDPNTTLMKLRQLAEAMAQHIAAKAGIEFNERTSQSDLLYKISNELKLDPIIRNLFHTLRIEGNKATHQFKTKHKEAKDGLLVAYKLAIWFHQSFSQAGVQFKPGPFKPLVDPSEHLRSLQSEISKLKIELEQANIELNSSQQFNELLAKEKTEFETLALKMDEEARSLSQQAQENEAMILKQQKEYEIKIKDLQQALAQQDIKAQKASRNTMSKKAKKASQQIELSEELTRILIDMQLIEAGWQADTEHLNYKKGTRPEKNKYLAIAEWPTEHKGEKGWADYVLFAGLTPIAVVEAKKKNKNVSGKIGQAERYSKGFQVLPPLIGAWELEKRTIAWPDESDCHYKIPFVYSCNGRPYIKQLAEQSGTWFRDVRDGANLKRPLLSFHSPQGLLDLLNRSRENAEQQLQQEPFAYLQLRDYQEKAIVATENALSKGIRTALLAMATGTGKTRTIIGLIYRFLKTERFKRILFLVDRTALGNQAIDSFNEAPLEQNLTLSKIYNLAELGSMATEAETRIQVATVQAMVKRIFMSDNPPLIDQFDCIIIDEAHRGYTLDQEMTEGEMTIRDTTQYLSSYRRVLDYFDAVKIALTATPAKHTSDIFGKPVYIYSYREAVADDWLIDHEPPIRYQTLLTQNGITFTKGEKVSAINTQTGEVETAELEDELNFEVDAFNRRVINENFNRVICEQLVNELDPFGEEKTLIFCATDLHADMVKRLLDDAFKNLYNGEYNQAAVAKITGQSDKVDQLIKQYKNERHPNIAITVDLLTTGIDVPKICNLVFMRRVKSRILYEQMIGRATRRCDSIGKTVFRIYDPVDIYAALKDVNTMQPLVKDSNITLQQLIDELSDPKLLAKALQTPGDMAGETYADVILNQLNQKVMRILRKAEQKAENKPELRQKLDELQTLWDVEPKKLHNYLHEIGPESAANFIKQHHGLINQLNEVNRLLGSERLPLISQHEDHLRERSQSYGSHQKPEDYLDSFNHFIHNQLNESAALSVVVNRPRDLTRAQLKEVKLLLDGAGYSEANLRTAVRNQTNQDIAASIIGYIRRAALGEPLIPFEQRVKQAMQQIYQSHSWTPAQRNWLDRLAKQVIFEVVIDKEFINQRFTDSGGVKQLDKILGNQLDTVLDELSEAIWPALTA, from the coding sequence ATGATAATAATTAAAGAGCAATCGAATTTTGGTTTTCTCGCTGAACACGATCCACTATTTGTCGAATTAGCGTGTACAGCAGAGCGAGCATTTAGTAGTGATCCTAATACCACATTAATGAAATTACGGCAATTGGCTGAAGCAATGGCACAACATATTGCTGCCAAGGCTGGTATTGAATTTAATGAACGCACTTCGCAGTCTGATTTGTTGTATAAGATTAGTAATGAACTCAAATTAGACCCCATTATCCGTAATCTTTTTCATACTTTACGTATTGAAGGGAATAAAGCTACTCATCAATTTAAAACCAAGCACAAAGAAGCAAAAGATGGACTTTTAGTTGCTTACAAATTAGCGATATGGTTTCACCAATCTTTTAGTCAAGCTGGTGTGCAATTTAAACCAGGACCTTTTAAACCACTTGTTGACCCGAGCGAGCATCTGCGCAGTTTACAGTCAGAAATCAGTAAACTTAAAATAGAACTAGAACAAGCCAATATTGAACTCAATTCAAGTCAACAATTTAATGAATTACTCGCTAAAGAAAAGACTGAATTTGAAACGTTAGCATTAAAAATGGATGAAGAGGCGCGATCCTTATCTCAACAGGCCCAAGAAAATGAGGCAATGATACTCAAACAACAGAAAGAATATGAAATAAAGATTAAGGATTTACAACAAGCACTTGCTCAACAAGATATAAAAGCTCAAAAAGCATCTCGTAATACAATGAGTAAGAAAGCTAAGAAAGCAAGTCAACAAATAGAATTAAGCGAAGAGCTCACACGAATTTTAATTGATATGCAGCTTATTGAAGCGGGTTGGCAAGCTGACACCGAACACTTAAATTATAAAAAGGGTACTCGCCCAGAAAAAAATAAATATTTAGCCATTGCCGAATGGCCGACAGAACATAAAGGCGAAAAAGGATGGGCTGATTATGTTTTATTTGCGGGATTAACACCAATTGCAGTTGTTGAAGCTAAGAAAAAGAATAAAAATGTTTCTGGAAAAATTGGTCAAGCTGAACGTTATAGTAAAGGCTTCCAAGTATTACCACCATTGATTGGTGCATGGGAACTTGAAAAAAGAACGATTGCTTGGCCTGATGAATCAGATTGCCACTACAAAATTCCTTTTGTTTATTCTTGTAATGGTCGTCCATACATTAAGCAATTAGCTGAACAGTCAGGAACATGGTTTCGTGATGTTCGTGATGGCGCCAATTTAAAGCGTCCTTTATTATCCTTTCATTCACCACAAGGACTCTTAGATCTACTTAATCGTAGCCGAGAAAACGCTGAGCAACAACTTCAGCAAGAACCATTTGCCTATTTGCAATTAAGGGATTATCAAGAAAAAGCAATTGTTGCTACCGAAAATGCCCTTTCCAAGGGGATACGAACCGCTTTACTTGCTATGGCAACAGGAACAGGTAAAACTCGAACAATTATAGGTTTGATATACCGCTTTTTAAAAACTGAACGATTTAAACGAATTCTATTTTTAGTTGATCGTACCGCTCTAGGAAATCAAGCAATAGATTCTTTTAATGAAGCCCCGTTAGAACAAAATCTCACTTTATCTAAAATTTATAACTTAGCCGAGCTTGGTTCTATGGCTACTGAAGCTGAAACACGAATACAAGTGGCAACCGTGCAAGCAATGGTTAAACGCATTTTTATGAGTGATAATCCACCTTTAATCGATCAGTTTGATTGTATTATAATTGACGAGGCGCACCGTGGTTATACATTAGATCAAGAGATGACAGAAGGTGAGATGACAATACGTGACACCACGCAATATTTATCAAGTTATCGTCGAGTATTAGATTATTTTGATGCGGTAAAAATTGCGCTAACGGCAACACCAGCAAAACATACTAGTGATATTTTTGGTAAGCCTGTTTATATTTATTCATATCGAGAAGCTGTTGCCGATGACTGGTTAATTGATCACGAACCGCCAATACGTTACCAAACTTTATTAACACAAAATGGTATTACGTTTACCAAAGGTGAAAAAGTCAGCGCCATCAATACGCAAACCGGTGAAGTTGAAACTGCTGAATTAGAAGATGAGCTTAATTTTGAAGTCGACGCGTTTAATCGTCGGGTTATAAATGAAAACTTTAACCGAGTAATTTGCGAACAATTGGTAAATGAACTCGATCCGTTTGGTGAAGAAAAAACATTAATCTTCTGTGCTACCGATCTGCATGCAGATATGGTTAAACGCTTATTAGATGATGCATTTAAGAATCTCTATAATGGTGAATATAATCAAGCTGCTGTCGCTAAGATTACCGGGCAGAGTGATAAAGTTGATCAATTAATCAAACAATATAAAAATGAACGCCATCCAAATATAGCTATCACTGTTGATTTATTAACAACCGGTATTGATGTGCCTAAAATTTGTAATTTAGTCTTCATGCGCCGAGTCAAATCCCGTATCTTATATGAACAAATGATTGGTCGTGCAACAAGACGATGTGATAGCATAGGTAAAACGGTATTTCGAATATATGATCCTGTTGATATTTATGCCGCACTAAAAGACGTTAATACCATGCAACCGTTAGTTAAAGATTCTAATATCACCCTTCAACAATTAATTGATGAACTAAGTGATCCTAAATTATTAGCTAAAGCATTACAAACACCAGGCGATATGGCGGGGGAAACTTATGCTGATGTAATTTTAAATCAATTAAATCAAAAAGTAATGCGAATCTTGCGTAAGGCAGAGCAAAAAGCGGAAAATAAGCCTGAATTAAGACAAAAGTTAGATGAATTACAAACCTTATGGGATGTTGAACCCAAAAAATTACATAACTATTTACATGAAATTGGTCCTGAATCTGCTGCTAATTTTATCAAACAACATCATGGGTTAATTAATCAATTAAACGAAGTCAATCGATTGCTAGGTAGTGAACGTTTACCACTCATTTCTCAACATGAAGATCATCTTCGTGAACGCTCGCAAAGTTATGGTTCTCACCAAAAACCCGAGGATTATTTAGACAGTTTTAATCATTTCATACATAATCAATTAAATGAAAGTGCTGCGTTGTCTGTGGTTGTTAACCGCCCACGTGATTTAACCCGTGCGCAATTGAAAGAAGTTAAACTGTTATTGGATGGTGCAGGTTATTCGGAAGCTAATTTACGCACTGCCGTACGCAATCAAACTAATCAAGATATTGCAGCGAGTATTATTGGTTATATTCGACGTGCTGCTTTGGGCGAACCATTAATTCCTTTTGAACAACGTGTTAAACAAGCCATGCAACAAATCTACCAAAGCCATAGTTGGACACCGGCTCAACGCAATTGGCTAGATCGTTTAGCCAAACAAGTCATCTTTGAAGTCGTCATTGATAAGGAATTTATTAATCAACGCTTTACTGATAGTGGTGGCGTAAAGCAGCTTGATAAAATATTGGGCAATCAACTTGATACGGTATTAGATGAATTAAGCGAGGCTATTTGGCCAGCACTTACCGCATAA
- a CDS encoding N-6 DNA methylase, whose translation MSNNNIVQKLWNLCDVLRDDGINYSDYVTELVLLLFIKMVHENTEAGILQKHPLPVGCRWTNLNDKSGITLLNDYKAMLLALSTGKRQEIDPKNPEKYIEVTIHNDPLISAIYDDAQTRLREPRHLEQLIKTLDQIDWFSIQKDGLGDLYEGLLEKNANETKSGAGQYFTPRPLINCMVRCIKPQIKHIIQDPAAGTAGFLVAADQYLRQQTNDYYDLDAKDADFQKNEAFIGVELVPNTRRLALMNCLLHGIEGGNDGAILLGNSLGQVGQNLEPADIILANPPFGTSKGGDASITRDDLTYETTNKQLAFLQHIYRNLKPGGRAAVVLPDNVLFEAGKGTDIRRDLMNKCNLHTILRLPTGIFYAQGVKTNVLFFTKGSVTDKLQQENCTQNVWVYDLRTNMPSFGKRTPFTEQYLQPFETVYGINPDGTSPRQEGEWSFSSDDIEADSSASQENLDVNDQLAQSRWRCFSRDWIADTKQDSLDISWLKDKNSVDATKLPEPAILAKQAKDELIVALDKLESLLSALGETE comes from the coding sequence ATGAGTAATAACAATATTGTACAAAAACTGTGGAATTTATGTGATGTATTGCGTGATGATGGTATTAACTATTCAGATTATGTAACTGAATTAGTACTTTTATTATTTATTAAAATGGTACATGAAAATACCGAAGCAGGGATTTTGCAAAAACATCCTTTACCTGTTGGTTGTCGTTGGACTAATCTCAATGATAAATCAGGTATTACCTTATTAAATGATTATAAAGCTATGCTATTAGCCTTATCAACAGGTAAGCGTCAAGAAATCGATCCTAAAAATCCAGAAAAATACATTGAAGTGACAATACATAATGACCCATTAATAAGCGCCATTTATGACGATGCACAAACTCGATTACGAGAACCGCGCCATTTGGAACAACTGATCAAAACATTAGATCAAATTGATTGGTTTAGTATTCAAAAGGATGGGCTGGGTGATCTTTATGAAGGATTATTAGAAAAAAATGCCAATGAAACAAAATCCGGTGCTGGTCAGTATTTTACGCCAAGACCACTGATTAATTGTATGGTGAGGTGTATTAAACCACAAATAAAACATATCATCCAAGATCCTGCTGCCGGAACGGCAGGATTTCTTGTCGCAGCAGATCAGTATTTACGGCAACAAACCAACGATTATTATGATCTTGATGCTAAAGATGCTGATTTTCAAAAAAACGAAGCGTTTATTGGTGTTGAATTAGTACCAAATACTCGTCGACTTGCCTTAATGAATTGTTTATTACACGGTATAGAAGGCGGTAATGATGGTGCAATTTTATTAGGCAATTCACTTGGTCAAGTTGGGCAAAACCTAGAGCCTGCAGATATAATCCTCGCTAATCCGCCGTTTGGTACCAGTAAAGGTGGCGATGCCAGTATTACTCGTGATGATTTAACTTATGAAACTACCAACAAGCAATTAGCTTTTTTACAACATATTTACCGCAATTTGAAACCCGGTGGTCGCGCTGCCGTGGTATTGCCTGATAATGTATTGTTTGAAGCGGGTAAAGGGACTGATATTCGACGCGATTTAATGAATAAATGTAATTTACATACAATACTACGCTTACCGACCGGTATTTTTTATGCCCAAGGTGTAAAAACCAATGTGCTATTTTTTACTAAGGGCTCAGTAACAGACAAACTACAACAAGAAAACTGTACGCAAAATGTTTGGGTTTATGATTTACGTACCAACATGCCTAGCTTTGGTAAACGTACACCATTTACTGAGCAATATTTACAACCATTTGAAACTGTTTATGGTATCAATCCCGACGGTACCAGCCCAAGACAGGAAGGTGAATGGTCATTCAGTTCAGATGATATCGAAGCTGACTCGTCAGCCAGTCAAGAAAACTTAGACGTTAATGATCAACTAGCGCAATCAAGATGGCGCTGTTTTAGCCGCGATTGGATTGCTGACACAAAACAGGATTCACTCGATATCAGTTGGTTAAAAGATAAAAATAGTGTGGATGCAACCAAACTCCCAGAACCAGCCATACTCGCCAAGCAAGCTAAAGATGAGTTAATAGTTGCTTTGGATAAGTTGGAGAGTTTGTTGAGTGCTTTGGGAGAAACTGAATAA
- a CDS encoding restriction endonuclease subunit S, producing the protein MSDILLPEGWLYTIIGRYLYIKNGFSFKSKDYVESSEDSHPVIRISDIDGEYASDSNAVHVINKVDGFDIENGDLLIAMSGATTGKIGVYKGMKIAYQNQRVGNIKLLSEKFGNHLFRNYLILFIKDKILKASYGGAQPNISGNTIEKISILLPPLFEQKIIAEKLDLLLAEVQETKSHLEQIPELLKQFRQSVLSDAVSGKLTKDCAYHSRSNNIILGNVLELAYGKSLPAKSRSGDGYPVYGSNGEIGKHKQKLVNGPFIIVGRKGSYGEITWSDSSGWPIDTTYYVVLKIKSNLKFIFYLLQTLGLNQLNRSTAIPGLNREDAYKLKINLPSIQEQNEIVRRIEQLFAYADKIEQQVNTALEKVNHLPQSILAKAFRGELTAQWRAKNPDLITGENSAASLLEKIQIERAQHNKKNK; encoded by the coding sequence ATGAGCGATATTCTTTTACCGGAAGGATGGCTGTATACAATAATTGGTCGCTATTTATATATTAAAAATGGTTTTTCATTCAAAAGTAAAGATTATGTTGAATCATCTGAAGATTCACATCCTGTTATAAGAATATCTGACATTGATGGGGAATATGCTTCAGATTCAAATGCAGTTCATGTAATAAATAAAGTTGATGGGTTTGATATAGAAAATGGTGATTTATTAATAGCTATGTCAGGTGCGACAACAGGAAAAATTGGTGTATATAAAGGTATGAAGATCGCCTATCAAAATCAACGGGTAGGTAATATTAAACTGTTATCAGAAAAATTTGGAAATCATTTATTCAGAAACTATTTAATTCTATTTATCAAAGATAAAATTCTTAAAGCATCTTATGGAGGAGCACAACCAAATATATCAGGAAATACTATTGAAAAAATATCCATTTTACTACCTCCTTTATTTGAACAAAAAATCATAGCTGAAAAACTTGATTTATTACTAGCTGAAGTACAAGAAACAAAATCACACCTTGAACAAATTCCTGAACTTCTCAAACAGTTTCGGCAGTCAGTGTTATCGGATGCTGTGAGTGGTAAGTTAACGAAAGATTGTGCTTACCATTCCCGTTCTAATAACATTATATTAGGTAATGTTTTAGAATTAGCATACGGCAAATCATTACCAGCGAAATCTCGAAGTGGTGACGGTTATCCTGTATATGGATCAAATGGTGAAATAGGTAAACATAAACAAAAATTAGTAAACGGACCATTTATAATTGTTGGTCGTAAAGGAAGCTATGGTGAAATTACTTGGTCTGATAGTTCAGGATGGCCAATTGATACTACATATTATGTTGTATTAAAAATAAAAAGTAATCTTAAATTTATTTTTTATTTATTACAAACTTTGGGATTAAATCAATTAAATAGGTCTACCGCTATACCAGGCTTAAATCGTGAAGATGCATATAAACTTAAAATTAATTTACCCTCAATCCAAGAACAAAACGAAATCGTCCGTCGTATAGAACAATTATTTGCCTATGCTGATAAAATTGAACAACAGGTTAATACAGCTTTAGAAAAAGTGAATCATTTACCGCAATCAATTTTAGCCAAAGCTTTTCGTGGTGAATTAACCGCCCAATGGCGCGCTAAAAATCCTGATTTAATTACGGGTGAAAATTCAGCGGCATCCTTACTTGAAAAAATTCAGATTGAACGTGCGCAACACAATAAAAAGAACAAATAA